GCCGACGCTGCGCCGCGGCGGCCTGCGCGGCGGCCTGCTGGCCTGGGACGGTCAACTGGTCGACGACGCCCGCCTGGTCGTGACCATCGCGCGCACCGCGGCGGCGCACGGCGCCGATATTCTCACCCGGGTCGAGGCGCGGGAGATCACCGGCGATTCGGCGGTGCTGCGCGACACACTGTCCGGCGAAACCCTCACCGTCCGAGCACGTTCCGTGATCAATGCCACCGGGGTCTGGGCCGACCGGCTGGATCCGGCCATCGAACTGCGGCCCAGCCGCGGCACCCATCTGGTGTTCGACGCCGCGGCCTTCGGCGGCCTGTCCGCCGCGCTGACGGTGCCGATCCCGGGCAGTACCAGCCGATTCGTCTTCGCGCTGCCGGCCGCGCACGGTCGCGTCTATCTGGGCCTCACCGACGAGGACGCCCCGGGCCCGGTCCCCGACGAGCCGCGGCCGTCCGACGCGGAGATCGACTTCCTGCTCGACACGGTCAATACGGTGCTCCGGGAACCGTTGTGCCGCAGCGATATCCGCGGCAGCTTCGCCGGCCTGCGGCCGCTGCTGCGCACGGCGGCCGACAGCACCGCCGACATCTCCCGCGAACACGCGGTGCTCCGGTCGCCGGGTGGCCCGATCACCGTCGTGGGCGGCAAACTCACCACCTATCGGCGGATGGCCGAGGACGCCGTCGATGCCGCGGTCGCCGGCGCACAGCTGACCGCCGGACCCTGCCGCACCATGCGAATTCCGTTGGTGGGAGCCATCACCGGCACCGCCCGCGACCGCATCGCCGCACCGCCGGCCCTGGTGGAGCGGTACGGCAGCGAGGCGCGCGCGGTGGTCGAACTCGCCCGCCGGCACCCGGACCTGGCCGAGCCGGTCGCCCCCGGAACCGATGTACTGCGAGCCGAATTCGCGTACGCGGTCGGCCACGAGGGGGCCCTCGACGCCGCCGACCTGCTCGACCGCCGCACCCGCCTCGGCCTGGTCGCGGCCGACCGCGAGGCCGCCCGCGCCGCCGCCGAATCCGCCGTGGCCTGACCACGCGGATCGGCGGCGCCGCCGCTGCGATCAGATGTTGTTGCCGCCCAGGCTGAACGGGACGCCGCCGGGATCGACCACGGAGGCGAGCCGGCCGTACGGCGTGTTCTCGGGCTCACGCTCCACCGAACCACCCAGCGCCACCACGGTTTTCGCGGCCGCGTCGACATCCTCGACGCCGAAGTAGACCCGCCAGCCGCCGGGCACGCCCGCGGGCAGGAAGGCCGCCGAATCCATCACGCCGCCCAGCATCGGGGTGGTGGAATGGATGGTGGTGTACCGGAATTCGGGGGTGTCGGCGACCGTGAACGGATCCTGCCAGCCGAAGGCCGTGCGGTAGAAGTCCAGGGCGGTGGCGTAGTCGCGAGTGTGCAGTTCGAACCAGGACGGGCGGCCGACATGGTCGCGCCAGACACCGTCGCCGACGACACCGAACGCACCGAAACCGCGATGCGTGCCCGGCTGCCAGATACCGACGCCGGAGCCCACCGGATCGCCGAGCACCGCCATCTGCCCGAGGTCGCCGACCGGCATCGGCGGCACCACGACCTGCGCGCCGTGCGCGACCGCGGCATCGGTGGTGGCCTGCGCGTCGGTGGCGGTCAGGTACACGGTCCACTGATCGGGGCCACCGGAGGTGCCGTCGTTGTGCATACCGCCGGCGACCAGCTCGCCGTCCTTGCTGAAGTTGATGTATCCGCCGAACTCCTCGGCCCGCTCGGCGGTCCAGCCGAGCAGTTCACCGTAGAAGGCGATGGCGCGATCGGAGTCGGAGGTGAACAGGTCCACCCAGCAGGGGTCGCCGGGTCGGAAGGTGTAGGTCATGGTGTCTCCTCGGCAGTGGGTCGTTCGCAGGTTTGACGGCGGCGGCGGGGAGAATTCATCGGCCCGCGGGCCGCGAGCCTTGACCTGAAGGATAGTTCAGGTTCCACCATGGGGACATGCCCGAAACGACAACAGCACTCATCACCGGCGCGTCGGCCGGATTCGGCCGGGCGCTGGCCCTCGCCCTGGCCGAGCGCGGCTGGGATCTGATCCTCACCGCGCGCCACCTCGAACCCCTGATCCGCGTGCGGGACGCGACCGGCGCCATCGCGGTGGCCGGCGACGTGGCCGATCCGCAACACCGCGACCGTCTGGCCCGGGTGGTCGGGGAACTCGACCGGCTGGATCTGGTGGTCAACAACGCCAGTGCCCTGGGCCCGAGCCCGATGCCGGCCCTCGCCGACCTGGCACCGGCCGAACTCGGCGACCTGCTGACCACCAATGTGGTGGCGGCACTGGCGATCCTGCAACTGACCCGATCGGCGCTGCTGGCCGCGCACGGTATCGCGGTGAACATCAGTTCCGACGCGGCGCTCGGCGCGTATCCGGGCTGGGGCGGCTACGGCTGTTCCAAGGCGGCGCTGGACCAGCTGACCGCGATCTTCGGCGTCGAGAATCCGGACCTGCGCGTCTACAGCTTCGATCCCGGCGATATGCGGACCGCGATGCATCAGGCGGCCTTCCCCGGCGAGGACATCTCGGATCGGCCGGAACCCGAGACGGTCGTCCCGGCATTCCGGCATCTGATCGACAGCCGTCCGCCGAGCGGGCGCTATCTCGCCGCCGATCTCACCCCGGCGCGCTGAATCCGCTGCCCGAGTGCGGAATTCGCTCCCACCGGGCCATCGAGCAACGGCCGGCAGCCGGCCGGAGGAAAGGATGTGCCCCGATGACCGTGGCACTGCACGAATTCACCGTACCCGCCGATCGCGCGGCGACCGCACCGCCGGAGGCCCGCGGCCTGGCCCGCGACGAGGTGCGAATGCTGGTGTCGGACAAGGGCTCACTGACCCATGCCCGATTCCGCGAGTTGCCCCGGTTCCTGCGGCCCGGCGATCTGCTGGTGGTGAACAACTCCGCGACCACGAACGCGGCGGTGGACGCCCGGTATCGCGGACTACCGGTGGTCGCGCACTTCGCCACCGCGCTGGACGACGGCGCCTGGGTCCTGGAACTGCGCGATCCGGCGGGCGTGCCGCTGACCGCGGCCACCCCGGAACCCGGTGCGCGCGTGGAACTCCCGGGTGCGGTGGTGACCCTGCGCCGACCCTGGCTGCCCCCGGCGCGGCGACTGTGGGTGGCCGAGACCGGCGCCGACGTGCCCGCCCTGTTGGCCCGGCACGGCCGGCCCATCAGCTACGCCTACGTCACCGAGCGCTGGTCGCCGCACTTCTATCACACGGTATTCGGCCGCATTCCCGGCAGCGCCGAAATGCCCAGCGCCGCAAGGCCGTTCACCGACAGGCTGGTGACCGATCTGGTGGCCGCCGGAATCTCGATGGCGCCGATCACCCTGCACACCGGGGTTTCCTCCCCCGAAACCGGCGAACCGCCGAGCCCCGAGCGTTTCGAGGTGCCGGCCGCCACCGCGCGCTGGGTGAACGCGACGCATGCGGCCGGCGGCCGGGTGGTCGCCGTCGGCACGACGGTCACCCGCGCGCTCGAATCCGCGGCCGATCCGGCCGGGCAGGTGCATCCGGCGTCCGGCTGGACCGAACTGGTCCTCGGCGAGGATCGTCCCGCGTGCGCGGTGGACGGCCTGATCACCGGCTGGCACGAGGCCGGCGCCTCCCATCTGCACCTGCTGGACGCCGTGGCGGGCCCGGAGCAGGTTCGCGACGCCTACCGGGCCGCCCTCACCGCCGGATATCTCTGGCACGAGTTCGGCGATTCGGCGCTGCTGTTCGCGCCGGGGAGCGCGGCCTAGTCCTCGCGGGCCTCCAGCTTGCCGACCAGACGCTCCAGGATGCTCTCGAGGTGCCGCTCCTCGGCGGACGTCAGCTCGGCCAGCGCCCGCAGCGAACGCGCCTGACCGGCGCGGATACGGTCGGCCAGCGCGCGACCGGCGGTGGTGGCGACCAGGTACTTCACCCGCCGGTCCGCCGGATTCACCGTGCGTCGCACCAGCCCGCGCGCCTCCATCCGGTCCGCCACCCCGGTGAGATTCGAGGGGTCGCAGGTCAGCCGGCTGGCCAGCACCCGCATCGGCAGTTCGGACGGGGGTTCGTTCAGCGCGAGCAGCATCTTCGCCTGGGTCAGGGTCAGGCCGTGCCCCTCGGCGGACGCCAGGAATTCCTCCAGATAGGCCGACACGAAGCGCGCGACCAGCAACGCCAGCGGGCTCGGCGATGTGTCGGGGCTCATAGGCCCGATGGTACCGCCACGTTTGACAACCCTGATCATGGAACCCTTAGATGATTGAGGTCTTCAAGTAATTCGATGCGAGCTTTCCGGAGGTGACCGGGTGGAACGAAAAGGGTTGTCACTGACCGCCGCGCTGGCGTTCGCGGCGATGATCGTGACGCTGATGCAGACCCAGGCCGTGCCGATCCTGGGCCTGATCGCGACCGATCTGCACGAATCGACCACATCGGTGAGCTGGGTGACCACCTCGACGCTGCTGGCCGCGGCCGTGTTCACGCCGCTACTGGGCCGCATGGGCGATCTGTACGGCAAGAAACCGACCCTGCTGGCGGTGCTGGCCGTGGCCGTGGCCGGTTCGGTGGTCTCCGCGCTGGCCGGCTCGCTGCCCGTCCTGCTCGTGGGCCGCGCGTTGCAGGGCGTCGCGACCGCGATCTTCCCGCTGGCGCTGGCGGTGCTGCGCGAACATGTTCCGGCGCGACGGCTGCACGCCGCGATGGCGATCGTCAGCGGCACCCTGGGCTTCGGCGGCGGTATCGGCCTGGTGTCCACGGGCCTGTTGACCAAGGGGCACGACGCCGACTACCACGTCGTGTTCTGGTTCACCGCCGTCCTCGCGATCCTGGCGCTGATCGCGACGGCGATCGCGGTACCGGCCGCCTCCCGGCGGCATCCGGGCAGCGTCGACGTACCCGGCGCGCTGACCCTCGGCGGTTTCCTGGTGCTGCTGTTGCTACCGATCTCGCAGGGCCACACCTGGGGCTGGACCGCACCCGGCACGCTGGGCTGTTTCGCCGCCGCGCTCGTGTTCGCGGTGCTGTGGGTGGTCATCGAGCGCACGGTGCCGGTGCCGCTGGTCGATCTGGACATGTTCGTCCACCGTCCGGTGCTGTTCACCAACCTGTCCGGCCTGCTGATCGGGTTCGCAATGTTCCTGCAGTTCACCGGGGTGTCGTATCTGTCGCAGATCCCGGCCCGCGCCGCCGGTTACGGTTTCGGCGCCTCGATCCTGCGCGCCTCGGTGGAGTACCTGCTGCCCGGCACGCTGGCGATGATGGTGGCCGCCCCGATCGGCGGACTGCTGGTCGGCAGGCTCGGCGGCCGCTGGGTTCTGGCACTGTCGGGCCTGGTCGGAATGATCGGATTCGGCTGGCTGGCACTGGCACACGACTCCACCGCCCCGGTGATCCTCTCCGGCGTGGTGGTCGGTGTGGCGATCAGCCTCGCCTACGCCGCCATGCCCGCACTGATCGCCGCCGGTGTCCCGCATCATCAGAGCGGTGTCGCCAACGGCATCAACTCCATCTCCCGCACGGTCGGCAGTTCCCTGGGCAGCGCGATCATCACCACCCTGCTGACCGGCAAACTGCTCCCGCATCTCGCGCTCCCGCAGGAGGGTCAGTTCACGCTGGCCTTCTGGGTCGGCGCGGGCGCCTGCGCGGCGACGATCGCGGCCGCGGTACTGGGCCTGCGCCCGGCGCGGCCCGGTGCGACCGCCGAGGTCGCGTCGTCGGCCGAGACGGAACCGGCCGTCGTCGGCTGAGCCGTCGTCCACCGATCGGCCCCGGCCCGGATCCGCGACGATCCGGGCCGCGGTCGTACTCAGAGCGCGAAGGCGACCGAGCGGAGGACCAGCGCCAGCAGGAAAACCACGGTGAAGGCCAGGTCGATCGACATTCCACCGGCGCGCAGCGGGGGCAGTACCCGCCGCACCGGCGCGATCACCGGTTCGGTGGAGGCATGGGTGATCCGCCGGCCGCGGCGCGCCCACTCCGAACGGCCGCCGAGCACCTCGACCCAGTCCAGCACCATCCGGGCGATCAGCAGCACGATGAACACCGTCAGGACAATTCCGAGCAGCGTGCCGATGAGGCTCATGACGCACTCTCCTTCGTGATGAGCCGGATCCCGAGACTCGGCTCGATACCTGGTCAACGTGCGACGACGCCCCGGAGTGTCGCCGAGCGCCGGTTCTCAGCAAGTTGTCAGACGGGTGCGGCGGTCCGGTCGCCACCTCCGCCTATTCGATCTGCACGTACGGACGATAAGCCTGGACATATGATGTGCATGAGCTTACTATTTGGCTATGGCTGATATCCGAGCACTGAATCGCCGCGCCGTCGACTACAGCGTCGTCCTCGTCTCCCGGATCACCGCCGGCGATCTCGGGCGGAGCACCCCGTGCGCCGCCTGGAATCTGGCGGATCTGTTGTCCCACATGACCGTTCAGCATCGCGGCTTCGCCGCGGCGGCCCGGGGAGCCGGCGCCGATCCGGAGCTGTGGGTGCCCCGGCCGCTCGCCGCCGACCCGGTGACCGACTACGCCGCGGCCGCGGCCGGCGTGACCGCCGCCTATACCGAACCCGGTGTGCTGGAACGGGATTTCGATCTGCCGGAGATCGGTCCCGGCGTCCGGATTCCGGGAAGTATCGCCGTCGGCTTCCACCTCATCGACTATGTGGTGCACGGCTGGGACGTCGCCCGCACGCTGGGCCTGGAATACCGGCTCGACGATGCCCTCGCCGAACCCGCGCTGCGGATCGCCGAGGCGGTCCCCAACGGCGACGAACGGCTGCGTCCCGGTGCGGCATTCGCTCCCGCGCTGCCCGATAACGACGCCACACCACTCGACCGCATCCTCACCCTGCTCGGGCGCTCACCCGCCTGGCCGCACTGACGCCACCACGGCTTCGCCGCCGATCGGGAACGTAAAGTATGTCCGCATGGCGAAGAAGGAACGCCCGGATCTGGCGGCGATGATCGTGCCGCTGGCCCGCGCCCTGGTGGCGGCGGAACAGCCGGTCCTGGATTCGCACGGGCTCACCATGTGGGCCTATTCGGTCCTGCTCGCCCTCGGCCGTTCCCCGACTCGCGGTCAGGGGTTGCTCGCCGAGGAGATCGGCGCCGACAAGACCAGGATCATCGCCGTCCTCGACGACCTGCAGGAACGCGGACTGATCGAACGCCGCCCCGATCCGGCCGACCGCCGCGCGCGGCTGCTCGCCCTGACCCCGGCCGGCCGGCGGCTGCGCGACGCCACGCAGGCCGCGATCCAGGCCAAGGAGGAACTGCTGCTCGGCCGCCTCGATCCCGCGGACCGCCGGGGTTTCCTCAACACACTGGCCGCATTGACCACTCTCCCTCGCGCGGAGATCATCGGTGACAGCGCCACCGGCGAGTGACGCTGTCAGCGAGCCCTTTCCATCCGCACCCCCCGGATCGCCTCCCGGCATTCGCGGTATGCCCGTACGTCGGACCGGTGACGACCGGTCGGCCCGGCCGCGCCCGTGGCGGAGATCCTCGTCGATCTCCCGTGGTTCGTCGTTGAACCTTGTCCGATACCAATCAGATCGAGTCGCCGGGATCACCCGTTACGACGCCCCGGCAGCCGAATGTTCATCGGCGCCGGATCACGCAGCGGCACCCGGCCGCGCGGTGCGGCGATCACCGCCACCGCCGCGATCGCGACCATGAGCGCCGCCGCGATCAGCATCAGCGTGAATCCGGCCGCGGACATATCCGCGCGATGCGCGGCGTGATAGATCAGATGCGGCACCCCGAACACCAGCCACACCACCCCCGTCACCCGGGACAGCAGACTGTCGGCCAGCGCGAACGCGGCCGCGGCGAGCACCCCCAGCGCGAGGAAGAACGCGCCCGCGTCCACCGCGAGATGCTGGTTGTACGGGCCGCCCATCGGCACCCAGTTCAGCCCGAACGGGAAACTCCTAAACCAGGCCGCGGGCGCGAGCAGCGCCCACACCCCGGTCACCACACCGATCACCGCCAACAGTGCCGTGGCGATCCGCGTGATCAGCCACCGCCGCCGGTCCACATCCAAACGCATGCGTACCCGCAGCCCGTCACCCCACCGCTCCACCGAAATACGCATCGGGCCCTCCCGCCGATCGCCGGTTGTACAGCTACCGTAGCGCGGGGGTCCGACACGAACCGGTCGCTCAGCCGATCGGTTCGAACTGCAATTCGGCGGGATCCCAGTAGGCCCGCATGCTCGTGATCCGGCCCTCGTCGTCGAATTCCATGACGTCGATCGCCGACAGGGTCATGCGGTGGCCGTTCGCCTCGGTGATCAGCGTGAACCAGAACGCCGCATGCGAACCGTTGATGCGCGCGGTGTGCAGTTCCGCCTTGCGCTGTTCCATCACGTCCAGGGCGGCGTACAACTGCTCGATCGCGGCGCCGCGGCGCGGTTCGCTGCCGATCGGATCCACGACCACCGCGTCCGGCGCGTACAGCGCGGCGAGTTCCGGCGCCGGGCCGGTCGTCATCAACTGCACGTACCGCTCGATCGTCTCGCGAATCGCCTGCGCCATCTCGACTCCCACAGAATTGGAACGTGTTCTAGATAGCGAGGGTAGCACTCCGGCGGGCGACGCGATGGGCTCCGGTGTAGATGTTCATGGTCTCGCCGCGGACGAATCCGGCGAGGGTGAGCCCGCTGTCCGCAGCCAGGTCGACGGCCAGCGAACTGGGCGCCGAGACCGCCGCCAGCATCGGAATCCCGGCCATGACGGCCTTCTGCACCAGCTCGAAGGAGGCGCGGCCGGAGACCACCAGCACCAGATCGCCGGCGGGAATCCGGTTCTCGCGCATCGCCCAGCCGATCACCTTGTCGACGGCGTTGTGCCGCCCGACATCCTCGCGGACCGCCAGCGCGACGCCGTCGGCGGTGAACAGGCCCGCCGCGTGCAGGCCCCCGGTCGCGTCGAAAACGGCTTGACGGGAACGCAATTCACCGGGCAGGGCGGACAGCACCGCGGCGTCCACCACCGGCCCTTCGGCGGGCAGCGGATACCGGCTGCGGGCGTGCACCTCGTCCAGCGCGGTCTTGCCGCACAGGCCGCAGGCGCTCGTGGTCGGGAAGCCGCGAGCGAGAATCGGTGTGGCCGTGCGCAATCCGATGTCGAGGACGTTGTAGGTGTTGCGGCCGTCCTGGTCGGTACCGGCGCAGTAGCGGGCCGAGACGATATCGTCGGCGACGCCGATGATGTTCTCGCTCAACAGGAATCCGTGTGCCAGATCGACGTCGTTGCCCGGCGTGCGCATCGTCACCGTCAGCGACTGCCCGTCGATCCGCAGTTCCAGGGGTTCCTCCACGGCCAGCGAATCCGGCCGCCGGATCTCCCCCGCCGGGGTGATCCGCACCATCCGACGGCGGGCGGTGACCCGGCTCATGACGCCGCGGCCGGCATGTGGACGTGCGGTTCGAGCCGGACGGTGACCGCCTTCGAGACCGGCGTATTGGACCGCTCGGCCACATGATCCAGCGGGACCAGCGGATTGGTCTCCGGATAGTAGGCCGCAGCGTTGCCGCGCGGCGTGGAGTAGCCGACGATCCGGAACCCGGTGACCCGGCGATCGCCGTCGGCCCATTCGGAGATCACGTCGACGAGATCGCCGTCGGCGAATCCGAGTGCGGTGATGTCCGCCGCATTGACCAGAATCACCTTGCGCCCGTTGTGAATTCCACGGTAGCGATCGTCCAGGCCGTAGATCGTGGTGTTGTACTGGTCGTGGCTGCGCAGCGACTGCAGGATCAGCCGGCCCTCGGGCACCGGTAGCCAGTGCAGCTCGTTCACCGCGAAATTCGCCTTCCCGGTGGCGGTCCGGAACTCGCGGGCGTCGCGGGGCGGATGGGGTAGCTGGAAACCGTTGTGCCGCCGCACCTTCGTGTTGTAGTCGGCGCATCCGGGCACCACCCGGCCGATCGCGTCGCGGATCAGGTCGTAGTCGGCCCGCAGTCGCGCCCACGGCACCGGATGTTCCGGACCGAACAGTTCCGCCGCGAGCTCGCAGACGATCGCCACCTCGCTGCGCAGATCGTCGCTCACCGGGGTCAGCCGGCCGGTGGACAGATGCACCATGGACATCGAATCCTCCACCGACACCTGCTGTTTGCGGCCGTCGGGGCCCAGGTCGGCGTCGGTACGGCCGAGGGTGGGCAGGATCAGCGCGGTGTGCCCGTGCACCACGTGGCTGCGGTTGAGTTTGGTCGAAACCTGCACCGTCAGTGCGCAACTGCGCAGCCCGGCCTCGGTGACCTCGGTATCGGGCGTGGCGGAGACGAAGTTGCCGCCCATCCCGACGAACACCTTCGCCCGGCCGTCGCGCATCGCGCGGATCGCGTCCACGGTGTCGTATCCGTGCCTGCGCGGGCTGGTGATGCCGAATTCGGAGTCGAGCGCGGCCAGGAACGGCTCGGGCATCTGCTCCCAGATACCCATCGTCCGGTCGCCCTGGACGTTGGAATGTCCGCGCACCGGGCATACGCCCGCACCCGGCTTGCCGATCATGCCGCGCAGCAACAGCAGGTTGGTGATCTCCTCGATGGTCGCGACGCCGTGCCGCTGCTGGGTCAGCCCCATCGCCCAGCAGACGATGGTCGACCTCGACTCCGCCAGCATTCCGGCGGTCCGCGCCAACTGCTCCCGCGACAGTCCCGTCGCCTCCTCGACGATCGCGAGATCGACGGCGCGGCACTGCTTCTCGTATTCGGCGAATCCGGCGGTGTGAGCGTCGACGAAGGCGTGGTCGACCACCGTACCCGGCGCGCGGTCCTCCGCCTCGAACAGCAGTTTCGCCAGCCCCTGGAACAGGGCCATATCGCCGCCGAGCCGGATCTGCAGGAAATCGTCGGCGATGGCGACGCCGGTGGTGAAACCCTTGACGGTCTGCGGATCGCGGAATCCGAGCAGCCCGGTCTCGGGCAGCGGATTCACCGCGATCACCCGCGCGCCGGCCGCCTTGGCCTTCTGCAGCGCCGACAGCATCCGGGGATGGTTGGTGCCCGGATTCTGTCCCGCCACCACGATCAGATCGGCCCGCTCGAAATCGTCGATGGAGACCGAACCCTTGCCGATTCCGATCGAGCCGGTCAGCGCCGTGCCGGACGACTCGTGACACATGTTGGAACAGTCCGGCAGGTTGTTGGTGCCGAAGCTGCGGACCAGCAGCTGATACAGGAAGGCGGTCTCGTTGGCGGTGCGTCCGGAGGTGTAGAACAGGGCCTCGTCCGGTGAGTCCAGCCCACGCAGGGTTTCGGCGATGAGTCGATAGGCGTCGTCCCAGGAGATCGGCGCGTAGTGGGTATCGCCGGGCCGCAGCACCATCGGATGCGTCAAGCGGCCTTGCTGGCCCAGCCAGTATCCGGACTTCCCGGACAGGTCCGCGATCGAGTGCGCCGCGAAGAATTCGGGGGTGACGGTGCGCAGCGTCGCCTCCTCGGCGACCGCCTTCGCGCCGTTCTCGCAGAATTCCGCCGGTCGCCGATGTCCGGTGGGTTCCGGCCAGGCGCAACCCGGGCAGTCGAAGCCGTGCTGCTGATTGACCCGCGCCAGCGTGCGCGCGGTCCGCACCACACCCATCTCCTCGACGGCGCGCTCGAGCGCGACCGTCACCGCCGTGACACCGGCGGCCTGCTGTTTGGGCGGGGTGACCGTGAGCCTGGCCTCGTCGATATCGCGAGTGGGGGCGTTACGGTGCATGGCTCTATCGTCCTCCTACCGGAGCAGGCCCGAACAGTCGGCGTCCGCCGATATCCGAAGCCTACGCCCAGGGGTCCGATTCGTCCCATGACCAGGGGCGCGGACTCGGCACACTGAGATTGCCCCCCATACACGACTCCGCCCCCGGGTGTGCCGGGGGCGGTATCGACTATGCGGACTTCTCGCGCCGCTCCGGCGGCTGCCGCTTGCGCGGCACGATGGTCGGCAGCACGTTGTCGTTGACCGTGTCGGCGTCGACGACCACCTTCGCGACATCGTCGCGGCTGGGGATGTCGTACATCACCGGCAGCAGCACTTCCTCCATGATGGCGCG
This DNA window, taken from Nocardia sp. BMG111209, encodes the following:
- a CDS encoding glycerol-3-phosphate dehydrogenase/oxidase, which encodes MRIPTSSALNADRRHRELHALGDAGIVDVLVVGGGVTGTGVALDAASRGLRTVLVERHDLAFGTSRWSSKLVHGGLRYLASGGVAIAHESALERHVLMTTTAPHLTRALPQLVPLLPRFGATRRTVVRTGFLAGDVLRRSAGTSTAVLPRSRRVPAAEALRLAPTLRRGGLRGGLLAWDGQLVDDARLVVTIARTAAAHGADILTRVEAREITGDSAVLRDTLSGETLTVRARSVINATGVWADRLDPAIELRPSRGTHLVFDAAAFGGLSAALTVPIPGSTSRFVFALPAAHGRVYLGLTDEDAPGPVPDEPRPSDAEIDFLLDTVNTVLREPLCRSDIRGSFAGLRPLLRTAADSTADISREHAVLRSPGGPITVVGGKLTTYRRMAEDAVDAAVAGAQLTAGPCRTMRIPLVGAITGTARDRIAAPPALVERYGSEARAVVELARRHPDLAEPVAPGTDVLRAEFAYAVGHEGALDAADLLDRRTRLGLVAADREAARAAAESAVA
- a CDS encoding VOC family protein gives rise to the protein MTYTFRPGDPCWVDLFTSDSDRAIAFYGELLGWTAERAEEFGGYINFSKDGELVAGGMHNDGTSGGPDQWTVYLTATDAQATTDAAVAHGAQVVVPPMPVGDLGQMAVLGDPVGSGVGIWQPGTHRGFGAFGVVGDGVWRDHVGRPSWFELHTRDYATALDFYRTAFGWQDPFTVADTPEFRYTTIHSTTPMLGGVMDSAAFLPAGVPGGWRVYFGVEDVDAAAKTVVALGGSVEREPENTPYGRLASVVDPGGVPFSLGGNNI
- a CDS encoding SDR family oxidoreductase, with the translated sequence MPETTTALITGASAGFGRALALALAERGWDLILTARHLEPLIRVRDATGAIAVAGDVADPQHRDRLARVVGELDRLDLVVNNASALGPSPMPALADLAPAELGDLLTTNVVAALAILQLTRSALLAAHGIAVNISSDAALGAYPGWGGYGCSKAALDQLTAIFGVENPDLRVYSFDPGDMRTAMHQAAFPGEDISDRPEPETVVPAFRHLIDSRPPSGRYLAADLTPAR
- a CDS encoding S-adenosylmethionine:tRNA ribosyltransferase-isomerase, which encodes MTVALHEFTVPADRAATAPPEARGLARDEVRMLVSDKGSLTHARFRELPRFLRPGDLLVVNNSATTNAAVDARYRGLPVVAHFATALDDGAWVLELRDPAGVPLTAATPEPGARVELPGAVVTLRRPWLPPARRLWVAETGADVPALLARHGRPISYAYVTERWSPHFYHTVFGRIPGSAEMPSAARPFTDRLVTDLVAAGISMAPITLHTGVSSPETGEPPSPERFEVPAATARWVNATHAAGGRVVAVGTTVTRALESAADPAGQVHPASGWTELVLGEDRPACAVDGLITGWHEAGASHLHLLDAVAGPEQVRDAYRAALTAGYLWHEFGDSALLFAPGSAA
- a CDS encoding MarR family winged helix-turn-helix transcriptional regulator; translated protein: MSPDTSPSPLALLVARFVSAYLEEFLASAEGHGLTLTQAKMLLALNEPPSELPMRVLASRLTCDPSNLTGVADRMEARGLVRRTVNPADRRVKYLVATTAGRALADRIRAGQARSLRALAELTSAEERHLESILERLVGKLEARED
- a CDS encoding MFS transporter, with amino-acid sequence MERKGLSLTAALAFAAMIVTLMQTQAVPILGLIATDLHESTTSVSWVTTSTLLAAAVFTPLLGRMGDLYGKKPTLLAVLAVAVAGSVVSALAGSLPVLLVGRALQGVATAIFPLALAVLREHVPARRLHAAMAIVSGTLGFGGGIGLVSTGLLTKGHDADYHVVFWFTAVLAILALIATAIAVPAASRRHPGSVDVPGALTLGGFLVLLLLPISQGHTWGWTAPGTLGCFAAALVFAVLWVVIERTVPVPLVDLDMFVHRPVLFTNLSGLLIGFAMFLQFTGVSYLSQIPARAAGYGFGASILRASVEYLLPGTLAMMVAAPIGGLLVGRLGGRWVLALSGLVGMIGFGWLALAHDSTAPVILSGVVVGVAISLAYAAMPALIAAGVPHHQSGVANGINSISRTVGSSLGSAIITTLLTGKLLPHLALPQEGQFTLAFWVGAGACAATIAAAVLGLRPARPGATAEVASSAETEPAVVG
- a CDS encoding YggT family protein, with the protein product MSLIGTLLGIVLTVFIVLLIARMVLDWVEVLGGRSEWARRGRRITHASTEPVIAPVRRVLPPLRAGGMSIDLAFTVVFLLALVLRSVAFAL
- a CDS encoding TIGR03086 family metal-binding protein, which encodes MADIRALNRRAVDYSVVLVSRITAGDLGRSTPCAAWNLADLLSHMTVQHRGFAAAARGAGADPELWVPRPLAADPVTDYAAAAAGVTAAYTEPGVLERDFDLPEIGPGVRIPGSIAVGFHLIDYVVHGWDVARTLGLEYRLDDALAEPALRIAEAVPNGDERLRPGAAFAPALPDNDATPLDRILTLLGRSPAWPH
- a CDS encoding MarR family winged helix-turn-helix transcriptional regulator; amino-acid sequence: MAKKERPDLAAMIVPLARALVAAEQPVLDSHGLTMWAYSVLLALGRSPTRGQGLLAEEIGADKTRIIAVLDDLQERGLIERRPDPADRRARLLALTPAGRRLRDATQAAIQAKEELLLGRLDPADRRGFLNTLAALTTLPRAEIIGDSATGE
- a CDS encoding nuclear transport factor 2 family protein, whose amino-acid sequence is MAQAIRETIERYVQLMTTGPAPELAALYAPDAVVVDPIGSEPRRGAAIEQLYAALDVMEQRKAELHTARINGSHAAFWFTLITEANGHRMTLSAIDVMEFDDEGRITSMRAYWDPAELQFEPIG
- the fdhD gene encoding formate dehydrogenase accessory sulfurtransferase FdhD produces the protein MSRVTARRRMVRITPAGEIRRPDSLAVEEPLELRIDGQSLTVTMRTPGNDVDLAHGFLLSENIIGVADDIVSARYCAGTDQDGRNTYNVLDIGLRTATPILARGFPTTSACGLCGKTALDEVHARSRYPLPAEGPVVDAAVLSALPGELRSRQAVFDATGGLHAAGLFTADGVALAVREDVGRHNAVDKVIGWAMRENRIPAGDLVLVVSGRASFELVQKAVMAGIPMLAAVSAPSSLAVDLAADSGLTLAGFVRGETMNIYTGAHRVARRSATLAI